The following coding sequences lie in one Glycine soja cultivar W05 chromosome 16, ASM419377v2, whole genome shotgun sequence genomic window:
- the LOC114390201 gene encoding ras-related protein RABA3-like isoform X2, giving the protein MNPEMNGVEAEKRQENGHEKVDYDVQEKIDYVFKVVVIGDSAVGKTQILSRFAKNEFCFDSKSTIGVEFQTRTVTINAKVIKAQIWDTAGQERAVTSAYYRGALGAMLVYDITKRQSFDHVARWVEELRAHADSSIVIMLVGNKADLVDQRMVPTEDAVEFAEDQGLFFSETSALSGDNVESAFLKLLEEINRVVSKKALECGLGKENGDTNVASLKGTKVDIILGPELEISEMKKLSSCSC; this is encoded by the exons ATGAACCCAGAAATGAATGGGGTTGAGGCTGAGAAGAGGCAAGAGAATGGACATGAGAAAGTGGATTATGATGTGCAAGAGAAAATAGACTATGTTTTTAAGGTGGTGGTGATAGGGGACTCAGCAGTTGGAAAGACTCAAATACTCTCAAGGTTTGCAAAGAATGAGTTCTGCTTTGACTCAAAGTCCACCATTGGGGTTGAATTCCAGACTAGGACTGTCACTATTAATGCCAAAGTCATCAAAGCTCAGATCTGGGACACTGCTGGCCAGGAAAg GGCTGTAACAAGTGCATACTACAGAGGTGCATTAGGGGCAATGCTTGTCTACGACATAACGAAGAGGCAATCGTTTGATCATGTAGCGAGATGGGTGGAGGAGCTGCGTGCGCACGCAGATAGCTCCATTGTGATCATGTTGGTTGGGAACAAAGCTGATCTTGTGGACCAGAGAATGGTACCAACTGAGGATGCAGTGGAGTTTGCTGAGGACCAAGGCCTCTTCTTCTCCGAGACTTCAGCTCTCAGTGGTGACAATGTGGAGAGTGCATTTCTCAAATTGCTAGAAGAGATCAATAGGGTAGTGTCCAAAAAGGCTTTGGAATGTGGTTTAGGGAAGGAGAATGGTGACACCAATGTTGCCTCACTCAAAGGAACAAAGGTTGATATAATCTTAGGTCCTGAATTGGAAATTAGTGAGATGAAGAAATTGTCTTCGTGCTCTTGTTAA
- the LOC114390201 gene encoding ras-related protein RABA3-like isoform X1 — MNPEMNGVEAEKRQENGHEKVDYDVQEKIDYVFKVVVIGDSAVGKTQILSRFAKNEFCFDSKSTIGVEFQTRTVTINAKVIKAQIWDTAGQERYRAVTSAYYRGALGAMLVYDITKRQSFDHVARWVEELRAHADSSIVIMLVGNKADLVDQRMVPTEDAVEFAEDQGLFFSETSALSGDNVESAFLKLLEEINRVVSKKALECGLGKENGDTNVASLKGTKVDIILGPELEISEMKKLSSCSC, encoded by the exons ATGAACCCAGAAATGAATGGGGTTGAGGCTGAGAAGAGGCAAGAGAATGGACATGAGAAAGTGGATTATGATGTGCAAGAGAAAATAGACTATGTTTTTAAGGTGGTGGTGATAGGGGACTCAGCAGTTGGAAAGACTCAAATACTCTCAAGGTTTGCAAAGAATGAGTTCTGCTTTGACTCAAAGTCCACCATTGGGGTTGAATTCCAGACTAGGACTGTCACTATTAATGCCAAAGTCATCAAAGCTCAGATCTGGGACACTGCTGGCCAGGAAAg GTACAGGGCTGTAACAAGTGCATACTACAGAGGTGCATTAGGGGCAATGCTTGTCTACGACATAACGAAGAGGCAATCGTTTGATCATGTAGCGAGATGGGTGGAGGAGCTGCGTGCGCACGCAGATAGCTCCATTGTGATCATGTTGGTTGGGAACAAAGCTGATCTTGTGGACCAGAGAATGGTACCAACTGAGGATGCAGTGGAGTTTGCTGAGGACCAAGGCCTCTTCTTCTCCGAGACTTCAGCTCTCAGTGGTGACAATGTGGAGAGTGCATTTCTCAAATTGCTAGAAGAGATCAATAGGGTAGTGTCCAAAAAGGCTTTGGAATGTGGTTTAGGGAAGGAGAATGGTGACACCAATGTTGCCTCACTCAAAGGAACAAAGGTTGATATAATCTTAGGTCCTGAATTGGAAATTAGTGAGATGAAGAAATTGTCTTCGTGCTCTTGTTAA